A section of the Clostridium omnivorum genome encodes:
- the hydG gene encoding [FeFe] hydrogenase H-cluster radical SAM maturase HydG, giving the protein MYNVKSKIATEFIDDQEIRETLAYAKENKNNRELISSLIERAKDCKGLTHREAAVLLECDLEDENEKMYKLAKEIKQKFYGNRIVMFAPLYLSNYCVNGCVYCPYHYKNKHIARKKLTQEEIRKETIALQDMGHKRLALEAGEDPVNNPIEYILESIKTIYSIKHKNGEIRRVNVNIAATTVENYKKLKDAGIGTYILFQETYNKKSYEELHPTGPKHDYAYHTEAMDRAMEAGIDDVGIGVLFGLNMYKYDFVGLLMHAEHLEAAMGVGPHTISVPRIRPADDIDPDNFSNAISEEIFEKIVAVLRIAVPYTGMIVSTRESQKTRERILELGVSQISGGSSTSVGGYVEKETDEDNSAQFEVNDNRTLDEIVNWLLKLGYIPSFCTACYREGRTGDRFMSLVKSGQIANCCQPNALMTLKEYLEDYASGETKENGETVIAKEVEKIPNEKVKTIVKEHLVDMKKGKRDFRF; this is encoded by the coding sequence ATGTATAATGTTAAATCTAAAATTGCAACAGAATTTATTGATGATCAAGAAATAAGGGAAACACTTGCTTATGCTAAGGAAAATAAAAACAATCGTGAGTTAATAAGTAGTCTTATTGAAAGAGCAAAGGACTGCAAAGGACTAACACATAGAGAAGCAGCAGTATTATTAGAATGTGACTTAGAAGATGAAAATGAAAAGATGTATAAGCTTGCAAAGGAAATCAAACAGAAGTTTTATGGAAATCGTATCGTAATGTTTGCTCCGCTTTATCTTTCAAATTACTGCGTAAACGGGTGCGTTTATTGTCCATACCATTATAAAAATAAACATATAGCTAGAAAGAAGTTAACACAGGAAGAGATCAGAAAAGAAACAATTGCTCTACAAGATATGGGACACAAGCGTTTAGCCTTGGAAGCAGGGGAGGATCCTGTTAACAATCCTATTGAATACATTCTTGAAAGCATCAAGACTATATACAGTATAAAGCATAAAAATGGCGAAATAAGACGTGTTAATGTAAATATAGCTGCTACTACTGTAGAGAACTATAAAAAGTTAAAGGATGCAGGAATAGGAACCTATATACTTTTCCAAGAAACATATAATAAAAAGAGCTATGAAGAGCTTCACCCAACAGGTCCAAAACATGACTATGCGTATCATACTGAAGCAATGGACCGTGCGATGGAAGCAGGTATTGATGATGTAGGCATAGGAGTTTTATTCGGACTAAATATGTATAAGTATGACTTTGTAGGTTTGTTAATGCATGCTGAACACTTAGAAGCTGCAATGGGAGTTGGTCCACATACAATAAGTGTACCTCGTATCCGCCCAGCAGATGATATTGATCCTGATAACTTTTCTAATGCAATATCAGAAGAAATTTTTGAAAAAATAGTAGCGGTTCTTCGTATTGCTGTACCATATACAGGTATGATTGTATCTACTCGTGAATCTCAAAAGACTCGTGAACGCATACTAGAATTAGGTGTATCCCAAATAAGTGGTGGTTCAAGCACAAGTGTTGGGGGTTATGTTGAAAAGGAAACTGATGAAGATAACTCAGCTCAATTTGAGGTTAATGATAACCGTACCCTAGATGAAATAGTTAACTGGTTGCTTAAACTTGGTTATATTCCAAGCTTTTGTACAGCTTGTTATCGTGAAGGAAGAACTGGAGACCGTTTCATGAGCCTTGTTAAATCAGGACAGATAGCTAACTGCTGTCAGCCAAATGCTTTGATGACACTTAAGGAATATCTAGAGGATTATGCTTCAGGGGAAACAAAGGAAAATGGCGAAACAGTGATTGCTAAAGAAGTTGAAAAGATACCTAATGAGAAAGTTAAAACTATAGTAAAAGAGCATCTTGTTGATATGAAGAAAGGTAAAAGAGATTTTAGATTCTAA
- a CDS encoding NUDIX domain-containing protein, translating into MSYHIRVSGRGIVINNDKILLNEFGGGKYYNIPGGGVEPGETVKQAVVREIFEESGLNVNVGELIYVLEYEPNNCNFMYGNKPQISLVFRCFLNGDDKIKDPSVPDIDPDNPEISSEAKWIQISELKNIHYVPYIHNELMEYIKTNSFSPVFIEEPLNL; encoded by the coding sequence ATGAGTTATCATATTAGAGTGAGTGGGCGCGGGATTGTTATAAATAATGATAAAATTTTATTAAATGAATTTGGCGGTGGTAAATATTATAATATACCGGGTGGTGGAGTTGAACCAGGAGAAACCGTTAAACAAGCAGTGGTTAGAGAAATATTTGAAGAATCTGGTTTAAATGTTAATGTAGGTGAGTTAATATACGTACTTGAATATGAGCCAAACAATTGTAATTTTATGTACGGGAATAAACCACAAATAAGCCTTGTATTTCGCTGCTTTTTGAATGGAGATGATAAGATTAAGGATCCATCAGTACCTGATATAGACCCTGACAATCCTGAAATTTCAAGCGAAGCAAAGTGGATACAAATATCTGAGTTAAAAAACATTCACTACGTACCATACATTCATAATGAATTAATGGAATATATAAAAACAAATAGTTTTTCACCAGTATTTATTGAAGAACCATTAAATCTGTAA
- a CDS encoding DUF6652 family protein: MKIIRETLLGLYINFLMIILLLASVFRGLLINNMGNWIQWLLLAAVVVSGIFNIAFGIKNIFNTWRLYKNNEYNSLRKYMKRLKLGAVPYFILNFALYFFLFTIFFAASRGIFIVTPIPLFFLIPIFFTYLTVLFTSCYGIGFAAILNKEKNLGSGKMLIHVLLQICFVLDILSTIILIIKYKYESI; the protein is encoded by the coding sequence ATGAAGATTATTAGGGAAACTCTACTAGGATTATATATCAATTTTTTAATGATTATATTGTTGCTTGCAAGTGTATTTAGGGGACTGCTTATAAACAATATGGGAAATTGGATTCAATGGTTATTGTTAGCTGCGGTTGTAGTCTCCGGTATATTTAATATTGCATTTGGAATAAAAAATATATTTAATACATGGAGGCTCTACAAAAATAATGAATACAATTCTTTGCGTAAATATATGAAAAGGTTGAAATTAGGGGCAGTTCCGTATTTCATTTTAAATTTTGCTTTATACTTCTTTTTGTTTACAATTTTCTTTGCTGCTTCTCGAGGAATTTTCATTGTCACACCAATACCACTATTTTTTTTAATTCCTATTTTTTTTACGTATCTTACTGTGCTATTTACTTCATGTTATGGAATAGGCTTTGCAGCAATTCTTAACAAAGAAAAGAATTTAGGAAGCGGGAAAATGTTGATTCATGTTTTGCTGCAGATTTGTTTTGTTTTAGATATATTAAGTACCATAATTTTAATCATAAAATATAAATATGAATCTATATAA
- a CDS encoding chloramphenicol acetyltransferase, whose amino-acid sequence MKYVNIENWKRKDHFNYFKQLDYPHFNICGNVDITSFYKYIKENELPFFITVLYASTKAANSVKEFRFRIRGEKVVEHENVNPSFTVLTEEEVFSFCAVHYIDNFKNFKYNTSREIEKVRNNISLEDQPGRDDLIYITSIPWISFTNVTHPIQMNPVDSIPRIAWGKYFEENGRIKLPLSVQAHHALVDGLHVGQFFNIFQEILDNPAKYLSFGY is encoded by the coding sequence ATGAAATATGTAAACATTGAAAACTGGAAGAGAAAAGACCATTTTAATTATTTTAAGCAGCTTGATTATCCTCACTTTAATATTTGCGGAAATGTTGATATTACAAGTTTTTATAAATACATTAAAGAAAATGAATTGCCATTTTTTATTACTGTTCTATATGCTTCAACAAAAGCAGCGAATAGCGTTAAGGAATTCAGATTTAGGATAAGAGGAGAAAAGGTGGTAGAACACGAAAATGTTAATCCTTCTTTTACAGTGCTGACAGAAGAAGAAGTGTTTAGTTTTTGTGCAGTTCATTATATAGATAATTTTAAGAACTTTAAGTATAATACATCAAGGGAAATAGAGAAGGTTAGGAATAACATTAGTTTAGAAGATCAGCCAGGACGTGACGATTTGATATATATTACTAGTATACCTTGGATTTCATTTACAAATGTAACACACCCAATCCAGATGAATCCAGTAGATAGCATACCAAGGATAGCGTGGGGAAAGTACTTTGAAGAAAATGGTAGAATTAAGTTACCATTATCAGTACAAGCACATCACGCATTAGTGGATGGATTACATGTTGGTCAGTTCTTCAACATTTTTCAAGAAATTTTAGATAATCCTGCAAAGTATCTATCATTTGGATATTAA
- a CDS encoding GNAT family N-acetyltransferase produces MYHYLNRKVKVIIDRPLASKHPEHEIYYPINYGYIPDTMAGDGEEIDAYIIGEFIPLKEFDGIVTAIIHRKNDVEDKLVVSKDSHKYSKEQIQALVEFQERFFDSEIIMKLDSIKIIKYNQAYAEDTVHMWRNSKERAIGHKEIHSFEDHVFFLNNILLKDNEIYIAVDNNKVAGVIAFNENEINQLYIHNDYQGMGLGKKLLDMAKINSKGRLILYTFEVNRKAQRFYERNGFKVIGRGYENEEKLDDIKYEWVKED; encoded by the coding sequence ATGTACCATTATTTAAATAGAAAAGTTAAAGTTATTATTGATAGACCATTAGCTTCAAAACATCCAGAACATGAAATATACTATCCAATAAATTATGGATATATACCTGATACTATGGCTGGTGATGGTGAAGAAATTGATGCTTACATTATAGGAGAATTTATACCGTTAAAAGAATTTGATGGAATAGTAACAGCAATAATACATAGAAAAAATGATGTTGAAGATAAGTTAGTAGTATCAAAAGATTCACATAAATATAGCAAAGAGCAAATACAAGCTCTCGTAGAATTTCAAGAAAGATTCTTTGATTCTGAAATTATAATGAAGCTAGATAGTATTAAAATAATAAAGTACAATCAAGCATATGCTGAAGATACTGTACATATGTGGAGAAATAGTAAGGAAAGGGCCATTGGGCATAAGGAAATACATTCTTTTGAAGACCATGTTTTTTTCCTGAATAATATTCTACTTAAAGATAATGAAATATACATTGCTGTTGATAATAATAAAGTTGCTGGTGTAATAGCATTTAATGAAAATGAAATAAATCAATTATATATTCATAATGATTATCAAGGAATGGGACTAGGAAAAAAGTTACTTGATATGGCTAAAATTAATTCTAAAGGTAGATTAATATTATATACATTTGAAGTAAATCGTAAAGCTCAACGGTTTTATGAAAGAAATGGATTTAAGGTTATTGGTAGAGGATATGAGAATGAAGAGAAGCTGGACGATATTAAGTATGAATGGGTTAAAGAGGACTAA
- the helD gene encoding RNA polymerase recycling motor HelD produces the protein MNINDVEWKLENEWLKEVLKEVQKQINEKRDFKERFKKDAIETQRELWQNVGSVSVINGLEQIVDFMEFIDTMKIQKRSHEFTRKLEEKYERMLLIPYFGRIDFLESGEDKAEKCYIGISNLTNDNYDFLVYDWRAPVSSMFYDYEIGSANYKCPEGTIDGKILLKRQYKISNGEIEYMFDSNLKIDDEVLQDILSKSTDNKMKAIITTIQREQNKVIRNEEYKNLIVQGPAGSGKTSVALHRIAYLLYKHRDKITAQNIVIFSPNDIFNDYISSVLPQLGEDNMYQTTFKEYMHNALGNELVKENYCDMMEYILVSSKNNNYEKRIKSIKFKASTKFVDILKRYVSYYEKMDRNFTDIIFRGNLIISSKDLHELFFKDYKQIPLKRRLHKIRERFIYLIKPYEKKRIREVAAELEKTGFYIDNVEIVERSIDIVRNETKDIYHEIDRMTEFNLLGIYRGLFDNLELFLNKSDTQYDEEKIDETKSYTLESLNTGILNYEDQPPLLYLKGALGDLPKTSEIKYVIIDEAQDYTPLQYEIFNQLFENANMTILGDLHQSINPFMNLGDYSNISSIFPKDDTCIINLTKSYRSTMEITKFSRSLLDNKITDGCVERNGDKPLLLGFPDEKSIKERLLKDIKVYKDKDYKSIGIITRTAKEAQEVFSFLKDKVHVKAIIKDDSEYDNDTLVIPAYLAKGLEFDVVFIYNAGDENYSCEEERLLLYTACTRALHVLCVYYSGKCTPLLNGSYNFIVSK, from the coding sequence ATGAATATCAACGATGTTGAATGGAAGCTCGAAAATGAATGGCTGAAGGAGGTGCTTAAAGAGGTTCAAAAGCAGATTAATGAGAAACGTGATTTTAAAGAAAGATTTAAAAAGGATGCAATTGAAACGCAAAGGGAACTTTGGCAGAACGTAGGATCTGTTTCTGTAATCAATGGACTTGAACAAATTGTAGACTTTATGGAATTTATCGATACCATGAAAATACAAAAGAGAAGTCATGAGTTTACCAGAAAGCTTGAAGAAAAATATGAGAGAATGCTTTTAATACCTTATTTTGGTAGGATAGATTTTCTAGAAAGTGGAGAAGACAAGGCTGAAAAGTGCTATATTGGAATTTCAAATCTTACTAACGACAATTACGATTTTCTAGTATACGACTGGAGAGCTCCAGTTTCTAGCATGTTTTATGACTATGAAATTGGCAGCGCAAATTATAAATGCCCTGAAGGAACTATTGATGGAAAGATACTGCTTAAAAGGCAGTACAAAATCAGTAATGGTGAAATTGAATATATGTTTGACAGTAATCTGAAGATAGATGATGAAGTGCTGCAAGATATATTGAGTAAAAGCACCGATAATAAGATGAAAGCAATTATAACAACTATTCAAAGGGAGCAGAATAAAGTAATTCGAAATGAGGAGTACAAAAACTTGATTGTCCAAGGTCCAGCAGGAAGCGGAAAAACCTCTGTTGCTCTTCATAGAATTGCCTATCTCTTATATAAGCATAGGGATAAAATAACTGCCCAAAATATAGTAATATTTTCTCCAAATGATATCTTTAATGATTATATTTCAAGTGTATTACCGCAGCTTGGAGAAGACAATATGTATCAGACTACCTTTAAGGAATATATGCATAATGCCTTGGGTAATGAGCTTGTAAAAGAAAATTATTGTGACATGATGGAATATATACTTGTTTCTAGTAAAAATAATAATTATGAAAAAAGGATTAAAAGTATAAAATTTAAAGCTTCTACGAAATTTGTAGATATACTAAAACGATATGTATCCTACTATGAAAAAATGGATAGAAATTTTACAGATATAATTTTTAGGGGTAATTTGATAATTTCCTCCAAAGATTTGCATGAATTATTTTTTAAAGATTATAAGCAAATTCCTCTAAAAAGAAGGCTTCATAAGATAAGAGAAAGATTTATCTATCTTATAAAGCCTTATGAAAAAAAGAGGATAAGAGAAGTGGCTGCGGAACTCGAGAAAACTGGCTTTTATATAGATAATGTGGAAATTGTAGAGCGCAGTATTGATATTGTAAGGAATGAAACAAAGGATATTTATCATGAAATAGATAGAATGACAGAATTTAATCTACTGGGTATTTATAGAGGGCTATTTGATAATTTAGAGCTTTTCTTAAATAAATCAGATACCCAGTATGATGAGGAAAAGATTGATGAAACCAAAAGTTATACTTTAGAAAGTCTGAATACAGGAATACTTAATTATGAGGATCAGCCACCACTATTGTATCTAAAAGGTGCGCTGGGAGATCTCCCAAAAACCTCAGAAATAAAATATGTTATTATTGATGAAGCACAGGATTATACACCTCTACAGTATGAAATTTTTAATCAACTTTTTGAGAATGCAAATATGACCATACTGGGGGACTTACATCAATCTATCAACCCATTTATGAACCTGGGGGATTATAGTAATATATCAAGCATATTTCCCAAAGACGATACATGTATAATAAATCTAACTAAAAGCTACAGATCCACAATGGAAATAACTAAGTTTTCAAGGAGCTTACTTGATAATAAAATAACAGATGGATGCGTAGAAAGAAATGGAGATAAACCTCTGCTGCTTGGTTTTCCAGATGAAAAGTCTATTAAAGAAAGGCTTCTTAAGGATATAAAAGTATATAAGGACAAAGACTATAAATCAATTGGCATAATAACAAGAACAGCTAAGGAAGCACAGGAGGTATTCAGTTTTCTAAAAGACAAGGTCCATGTTAAAGCTATAATTAAAGATGATAGTGAATATGATAATGATACTTTAGTAATACCGGCTTATCTTGCTAAAGGATTAGAATTTGATGTGGTATTTATATATAATGCTGGAGATGAAAATTACAGCTGTGAGGAGGAAAGGCTGCTGCTTTATACAGCCTGTACCAGGGCGCTCCATGTTTTATGTGTATACTATTCAGGTAAGTGTACACCATTGCTGAATGGAAGTTACAACTTTATTGTTTCAAAATAG
- a CDS encoding GNAT family N-acetyltransferase has product MILLRPSMDYSQQVLEYKKEFLENGDTLAGSSYLERYENYEEWLKFVLDNENENTKHTQVTASVFLAVREEDNKLVGIINIRHALNNYLFNYGGHIGYSVRKDERRKGYAKEMLKMALEKCTNLGISKVLLTCDADNIASAKTIKYCGGILENEVQEEDVLVQRYWIEL; this is encoded by the coding sequence ATGATATTATTAAGACCATCTATGGATTATAGCCAACAAGTTTTAGAATACAAGAAAGAGTTTTTAGAGAATGGTGATACTTTAGCCGGTTCCTCATATTTGGAAAGATATGAAAATTACGAAGAATGGCTTAAATTTGTATTAGATAATGAAAATGAGAATACAAAACATACCCAAGTAACAGCTAGTGTTTTCTTGGCAGTAAGAGAAGAAGATAATAAATTAGTTGGCATAATAAACATCAGACATGCATTAAATAACTATTTATTTAATTATGGAGGACATATTGGCTATAGTGTAAGAAAAGACGAACGCAGAAAAGGTTACGCAAAGGAAATGCTAAAAATGGCTTTAGAAAAATGTACAAACCTTGGAATAAGCAAAGTTTTACTTACTTGTGATGCTGATAATATTGCTTCAGCTAAGACAATAAAATATTGCGGTGGAATATTAGAAAACGAAGTACAAGAAGAGGATGTATTAGTTCAGCGATATTGGATTGAGTTATAA
- a CDS encoding DUF1801 domain-containing protein gives MSFVSIGEYISTLDEKGKNHVSDFVNFMKEAFSNLSPKISFSMPMWWIGSKMYEGYVAISATKKHYSIHFHDENYIVKLKQELPNCTFGKRCINVKYGDEAAINIVKQNVSEYLNSKI, from the coding sequence ATGAGTTTTGTTTCAATTGGTGAATATATCAGTACTTTAGATGAAAAAGGTAAAAATCATGTTTCAGACTTTGTAAATTTTATGAAGGAGGCATTTTCTAATCTTTCTCCTAAAATTAGTTTTTCAATGCCTATGTGGTGGATTGGTTCTAAAATGTATGAAGGTTATGTAGCAATTTCCGCTACTAAAAAACACTATTCTATTCATTTTCATGATGAAAATTATATTGTAAAGCTAAAACAGGAGCTGCCAAATTGTACTTTCGGAAAAAGATGTATTAATGTTAAGTATGGTGATGAAGCTGCTATTAATATTGTAAAACAAAATGTAAGTGAGTATTTGAATAGTAAAATTTAA
- a CDS encoding electron transfer flavoprotein subunit beta/FixA family protein, with protein sequence MDILVCIKQVPGTSKVEVDPVTGVLKRDGVDSKMNPYDLYALETALRIRDKVGGNVKVISMGPLQALEVIKEAYMMGADEGVLLSDRKFGGADVLATAYTISQGVKQMGNVDLILCGKQTTDGDTAQVGPEMAEYLGMPHIANVIKIEEIKNNSMIVEMDMPNTIEVAEIKFPCLLTVEKDIFQPRLPSYRKKLETKNKEIKVLTFKELEDQNENRYGLNGSPTKVERIFPPAVNTDKEIWNGTGEELVDRLAVKLKELKFI encoded by the coding sequence ATGGACATTCTAGTATGCATTAAACAAGTGCCAGGAACTTCAAAAGTAGAAGTTGACCCTGTGACGGGGGTATTAAAAAGAGATGGTGTAGATTCTAAAATGAACCCCTATGATCTATATGCTCTGGAGACAGCTTTAAGAATAAGAGATAAAGTAGGTGGCAATGTAAAAGTTATAAGCATGGGACCACTGCAAGCATTAGAGGTAATAAAAGAAGCATATATGATGGGAGCGGATGAGGGGGTACTTCTTTCAGATAGAAAATTTGGAGGAGCAGATGTTTTAGCAACCGCTTATACAATATCCCAGGGCGTTAAACAAATGGGGAATGTAGATTTAATTCTGTGTGGAAAACAAACAACAGATGGAGATACAGCCCAAGTAGGACCAGAAATGGCTGAGTATTTAGGTATGCCGCATATAGCAAATGTTATAAAGATCGAAGAAATAAAAAATAACTCTATGATCGTTGAAATGGATATGCCAAACACCATAGAAGTTGCAGAAATAAAATTCCCCTGTTTGTTAACTGTAGAAAAGGATATATTTCAGCCAAGACTTCCATCCTACAGAAAGAAATTGGAGACTAAAAATAAAGAAATTAAGGTATTAACCTTTAAGGAGCTTGAAGATCAAAATGAAAACAGATACGGACTTAATGGATCACCAACAAAGGTTGAAAGAATATTTCCACCCGCAGTTAACACAGACAAGGAAATATGGAATGGTACAGGAGAAGAACTTGTAGATAGGTTAGCTGTTAAGCTTAAAGAACTTAAATTTATATAG
- a CDS encoding electron transfer flavoprotein subunit alpha: MGKLIVNQEKLTPSIIEELVNICPFGAIEDKDGRIEVNAGCKVCKLCVNKGPTGVMEFIEEEVPKIDKSLWKGIAVYVDHVEGDIHPVTYELIGKAKELSAKINHPVYAVFLGHNIKDKAQEILHYGVDEVFIYDYEELKHFTIEPYTKAMEDFINKVMPSTLLVGATTVGRSLAPRVAARFRTGLTADCTILDMKENTDLVQIRPAFGGNIMAQILNPNNRPQLATVRYKVMNAPKRTAEPSGKLTAVEMNKSNLISNINVIKITKKVIEASISDAEIIVAAGRGIKSEKDLTMINELADLLGAQVAATRPLIEAGWIDAKKQIGLSGRTVKPKLIITCGISGAVQFAAGMNNSECIISINNDPKASIFNVAHYGIVGDIYEVVPQLIKSIKDGKAIA, encoded by the coding sequence GTGGGTAAATTAATTGTTAATCAAGAAAAGTTAACTCCTTCAATTATTGAAGAATTAGTTAATATATGTCCTTTTGGTGCAATAGAAGATAAGGATGGAAGAATTGAGGTAAATGCAGGCTGTAAAGTATGCAAGCTATGTGTGAATAAAGGGCCAACCGGTGTTATGGAATTTATTGAAGAGGAAGTTCCTAAAATAGATAAAAGTTTATGGAAGGGTATAGCAGTATATGTAGATCATGTAGAAGGGGACATACATCCTGTAACCTATGAACTTATTGGAAAAGCAAAAGAATTAAGTGCCAAAATAAATCATCCAGTATATGCAGTATTCCTAGGACATAATATAAAGGATAAAGCGCAGGAGATACTTCATTATGGAGTAGACGAGGTATTCATATATGATTATGAAGAATTGAAGCACTTTACAATAGAACCATATACTAAGGCCATGGAAGACTTTATAAATAAAGTAATGCCATCAACACTATTAGTAGGAGCCACAACTGTAGGAAGGTCGCTTGCACCAAGGGTTGCTGCTAGATTTAGAACTGGACTTACAGCAGACTGCACAATACTTGATATGAAGGAAAATACAGATTTAGTACAAATAAGGCCAGCTTTTGGTGGCAATATAATGGCTCAAATTTTAAATCCAAACAATAGACCACAGCTAGCAACAGTAAGATATAAAGTTATGAATGCTCCAAAAAGAACAGCTGAACCTTCTGGAAAGCTTACAGCTGTAGAAATGAATAAGTCAAATTTAATTTCAAATATCAATGTAATAAAGATTACTAAGAAAGTTATAGAAGCTAGCATATCAGACGCAGAAATAATAGTGGCAGCAGGAAGAGGTATAAAATCAGAAAAAGATTTAACTATGATAAATGAATTAGCAGATTTGCTTGGAGCCCAAGTAGCTGCCACAAGGCCACTAATCGAAGCAGGATGGATAGATGCTAAGAAACAAATAGGTCTTAGCGGTAGAACAGTTAAACCAAAACTTATCATAACCTGTGGAATATCTGGCGCAGTGCAGTTTGCAGCAGGAATGAACAATTCAGAGTGTATAATTTCAATAAATAATGATCCTAAGGCTTCAATATTTAACGTAGCTCATTATGGTATTGTAGGAGATATATACGAGGTAGTACCACAGCTTATAAAAAGTATAAAAGATGGGAAAGCAATAGCGTAA
- a CDS encoding FAD-binding oxidoreductase yields the protein MEYKKLHEKDINFLIELLGEDRVFTGKNINEDYSHDELGGISKLPEALVEVLSTEEVSKIMTYAYENNIPVVARGSGTGLVGASVPIKGGIMISLAKMNRILELDEENLTLTLEPGVLLMEISKFVEAHDLFYPPDPGEKSATIGGNINTNAGGMRAVKYGVTRDYVRGLTVVLPTGKVLEVGGKVVKNSSGYSIKDLICGSEGTLGIITKAVLKLVPLPKKSISLLIPFPNLEMAINTVPKIIKSKATPTAIEFMQREVILAAEEFLGKKFPDNSSNAYLLLTFDGNSKEEIEKNYENVANICLEEGAIDVYITDTDERKEAVWSARGAFLEAVKATTTEMDECDVVVPRNKVAEFVKYTDELQEQFNIRIRSFGHAGDGNLHVYVLRDELGQEEWEKKLSEVFKCMYKKSVELKGLVSGEHGIGYAKKTFLFNQYGDDYIELMRNIKLAFDPKNILNPDKVCQ from the coding sequence ATGGAGTATAAAAAGCTGCATGAAAAGGATATCAATTTTCTAATTGAATTACTAGGTGAAGATAGAGTATTTACAGGTAAAAATATAAATGAAGATTATAGTCATGACGAATTAGGTGGAATAAGCAAGCTGCCAGAAGCTTTAGTAGAGGTTCTTAGTACAGAAGAAGTGTCAAAGATAATGACTTATGCTTATGAGAATAACATTCCAGTAGTAGCAAGAGGATCTGGAACTGGACTAGTTGGAGCGTCAGTTCCAATAAAAGGCGGAATAATGATAAGCTTGGCTAAGATGAACAGAATTCTTGAATTAGATGAAGAAAATCTTACATTGACTTTAGAGCCAGGGGTTCTGCTAATGGAAATATCTAAATTTGTTGAGGCTCATGATCTTTTCTATCCACCAGATCCAGGAGAAAAATCAGCTACAATTGGCGGAAATATAAATACAAATGCTGGTGGAATGAGAGCCGTTAAGTATGGAGTTACAAGAGACTATGTGAGAGGTCTTACTGTTGTACTTCCAACAGGAAAGGTTTTGGAAGTTGGAGGAAAGGTAGTTAAAAACAGCTCCGGCTACAGCATAAAGGATTTAATATGCGGCTCCGAAGGAACTTTAGGAATAATAACTAAGGCTGTGCTTAAATTAGTTCCGCTGCCAAAGAAATCAATAAGCTTACTTATACCTTTTCCAAATTTGGAGATGGCTATAAATACTGTGCCAAAGATTATAAAATCAAAAGCAACTCCTACAGCAATAGAATTTATGCAGAGGGAAGTAATACTTGCCGCAGAAGAGTTTTTAGGTAAAAAGTTTCCTGATAATTCCTCAAATGCCTATTTGCTTTTAACTTTTGATGGTAACAGTAAAGAGGAGATTGAAAAAAACTATGAAAATGTGGCTAATATTTGCCTAGAGGAAGGGGCAATTGACGTATATATTACTGATACTGATGAACGGAAAGAAGCAGTATGGTCAGCTAGAGGTGCTTTCCTTGAAGCAGTTAAGGCTACAACAACAGAAATGGATGAATGTGACGTTGTAGTTCCAAGAAATAAAGTTGCAGAATTCGTTAAATATACTGATGAGCTTCAAGAGCAATTTAATATTAGAATAAGAAGCTTTGGACATGCAGGTGATGGAAACTTACATGTATATGTATTAAGAGATGAATTAGGACAAGAAGAGTGGGAAAAGAAACTAAGTGAAGTATTTAAATGTATGTATAAAAAATCCGTTGAATTAAAGGGCTTAGTATCAGGAGAACATGGAATAGGATATGCAAAGAAAACATTTTTATTTAATCAATATGGGGATGACTATATTGAATTGATGAGAAACATTAAGTTAGCCTTTGACCCTAAGAATATATTAAATCCAGATAAGGTATGTCAATAA